The following are encoded in a window of Castanea sativa cultivar Marrone di Chiusa Pesio chromosome 9, ASM4071231v1 genomic DNA:
- the LOC142609408 gene encoding pyruvate kinase, cytosolic isozyme-like, giving the protein MEKLLGVAAQGRPKTKIVCTLGPSSRSVDMLEKLLRAGMNVARFNFSHGTHAYHQHTLDNLRIAMHNTGIPCAVMLDTKGPEIRTGFLKDSKPIELQQGQEILITTDYNVKCDETMISMSYEKLAKDLKPQSVILCADGSISLKVLDCDKEWGLVRCRCENSAVLGEKKNVNLPGVVVDLPTLTDKDVDDILNWGIPNKIDMIALSFVRKGSDLVEVRKLLGKHANNILLISKVENQEGIDNFDEILANSDGFMVARGDLGMEIPIEKIFWAQKMMIQSANIRGKPVITATQMLESMTKSPRPTRAEATDVANAVLDGTDCVMLSGETAAGAYPEIAVQTMAKICAEAENFINYGDLFKRTMETAPMPMSSLENLAASAVHTAHCMKATLILVISKGGNTAKLVAKYRPSVPIISLVVPQTRSDVIDLSWSVNAPLRHSLIYRGLVPDLCPELASEEAIELAIQNAKSQTLCKTGDSVVVLHGLDTDSMIKICTVK; this is encoded by the exons ATGGAGAAGTTGCTTGGTGTTGCAGCCCAGGGCAGGCCAAAGACAAAGATTGTGTGCACTTTGGGACCATCATCACGGTCAGTGGACATGCTAGAGAAGCTTTTAAGGGCAGGGATGAATGTTGCTCGCTTCAACTTCTCTCATGGTACTCATGCTTACCATCAACATACCCTTGATAATCTCAGGATTGCCATGCACAACACTGGCATTCCCTGTGCTGTCATGTTGGACACTAAG GGGCCAGAAATTCGAACTGGGTTTCTAAAAGATTCAAAGCCCATTGAACTCCAGCAGGGTCAGGAGATTCTCATCACAACAGACTACAACGTAAAGTGTGATGAAACTATGATCTCTATGAGCTATGAGAAGCTAGCTAAAGATTTGAAGCCGCAAAGCGTTATTCTGTGCGCTGATGGGTCAATTAGTCTCAAAGTTCTTGATTGTGACAAGGAATGGGGTTTGGTTAGGTGTCGTTGTGAAAACTCTGCAGTTCTTGGTGAAAAGAAGAATGTCAATCTCCCTGGggttgttgttgatcttccaaCCTTAACAGACAAGGACGTAGATGATATTCTGAACTGGGGAATTCCAAATAAGATTGACATGATTGCTTTGTCTTTCGTTCGCAAAGGTTCAGACCTTGTTGAGGTCCGGAAACTGCTGGGAAAGCATGCAAACAATATCCTTCTCATTTCAAAG GTTGAAAATCAAGAAGGGATTGATAATTTTGATGAAATTCTTGCAAACTCGGATGGATTCATGGTGGCAAGGGGTGACCTAGGAATGGAAATTCCAATTGAAAAGATATTCTGGGCTCAGAAAATGATGATCCAAAGCGCCAACATACGAGGAAAGCCGGTAATAACAGCCACTCAGATGCTGGAGTCCATGACCAAATCTCCCAGGCCTACACGTGCTGAAGCCACTGATGTTGCCAATGCTGTTCTTGATGGAACTGACTGTGTGATGCTCAGTGGAGAAACTGCCGCTGGTGCCTATCCTGAAATTGCTGTTCAAACTATGGCCAAAATCTGTGCAGAGGCAGAGAATTTCATAAATTATGGAGACCTTTTCAAGAGAACAATGGAAACTGCACCAATGCCTATGAGTTCATTAGAGAATTTGGCTGCTTCAGCGGTGCACACAGCCCATTGCATGAAAGCAACTCTGATTTTGGTCATTAGCAAGGGTGGAAACACAGCAAAGCTGGTAGCTAAGTACAGGCCAAGTGTGCCAATAATTTCTCTGGTGGTTCCACAGACAAGAAGTGATGTAATTGACTTGTCATGGTCCGTTAACGCTCCATTAAGGCATAGCCTTATTTATAGGGGTCTGGTGCCTGATTTATGCCCAGAATTGGCAAGCGAAGAAGCTATAGAATTGGCCATTCAAAATGCAAAGAGTCAGACACTTTGCAAGACTGGAGACTCGGTCGTTGTGTTGCATGGACTTGACACTGATTCCATGATCAAGATCTGTACTGTTAAGTGA